In one Arachis duranensis cultivar V14167 chromosome 9, aradu.V14167.gnm2.J7QH, whole genome shotgun sequence genomic region, the following are encoded:
- the LOC107465083 gene encoding uncharacterized protein LOC107465083, with the protein MKKYLAKIGGDIKKCSKVLYDVEKQMEGLLKEIQKSKTSKRKISFNEEGTDECEDAIDEAIAQEEQQTPSQLPTKEVVGGDPKKKAKTIIPPMIPFNAVMSPFFQDMLDGVAGYGPGYIGPSYDSLRVNLLADLKRECQMVVDSYRSAWKETGCTLMADGWPDQRQRTLINFLVYCSKGLCFVKFVDASSMVKNASSLCDLFLEVIEWIGPDNVVHVVTDNAANYVAAGRLISKKFENIHWSPCAAHCLNLILKDISSMPHISSLATHASKITVFVYNHTVFLSWLRQKEDWREIVRPGATRFATVFLTLMSIFERKSELQQLVVDTHFTGHKLGRSANGRAVSAIILDNKFWDDCFIVCQIVSPLIKLLRFVDADDKPSLGIVYEGMLRESPDVIRALLDLVTLHCKVNNLDSVEAMKEIHLYSDRKESFDRPEAVPAAKKLQPDDWWRLFGSSAPCLQKITVRILSQASASSGCERNLSLFDQIHTIRRNKLEHDRLSDIVYVTYNLRFKSRKQKSQYDPIDIETIDKVDFWVTEEVVEKEPDLPSNIEDLLDEIDADLDQGGGGGSTSTFYATPLAFSGPSSGNEGDEINEANLQQIMEDFDD; encoded by the exons atgaaaaagtaTTTGGCGAAGATAGGTGGAGACATTAAGAAGTGTTCTAAGGTCCTGTATGATGTAGAAAAACAAATGGAAGGTTTATTGAAAGAGATTCAGAAAAGTAAAACTAGTAAAAGGAAAATAAGTTTCAATGAAGAGGGTACCGATGAGTGTGAGGATGCAATTGATGAAGCAATAGCGCAAGAGGAACAACAAACTCCGAGTCAGTTACCAACTAAGGAGGTTGTTGGAGGCGAtccaaaaaagaaagcaaaaaccaTTATTCCTCCTAT GATTCCTTTCAATGCGGTTATGTCACCTTTTTTTCAAGATATGTTGGATGGTGTAGCTGGCTATGGGCCTGGTTATATAGGTCCTTCTTATGACTCTTTAAGGGTTAACTTATTAGCCGATCTCAAAAGGGAGTGTCAAATGGTTGTTGATAGCTATAGGTCTGCTTGGAAAGAAACTGGATGTACTCTCATGGCTGATGGTTGGCCAGATCAAAGGCAAAGAACGttgattaattttttggtttattgttCGAAAGGGTTGTGCTTTGTGAAATTTGTTGATGCCTCAAGTATGGTTAAAAATGCTTCTAGCTTGTGTGACTTGTTTTTAGAGGTGATTGAATGGATTGGACCTGATAATGTTGTTCATGTAGTAACCGATAATGCTGCGAATTATGTTGCTGCTGGTAGgcttattagtaaaaaatttgaaaatattcacTGGTCACCTTGTGCTGCTCATTGCTTGAATCTTATTCTAAAAGATATAAGCAGCATGCCACATATTTCTAGCCTTGCAACACATGCTTCGAAGATTACTGTGTTTGTATATAATCATACGGTGTTCTTGTCCTGGCTAAGACAAAAAGAGGATTGGAGGGAGATTGTTCGTCCAGGTGCAACTCGTTTTGCCACTGTCTTCCTCACATTGATGAGTATCTTTGAGCGCAAATCGGAATTACAACAATTGGTTGTTGATACACACTTTACCGGACACAAATTAGGAAGGAGTGCTAATGGTAGAGCTGTGAGTGCAATTATCCTAGACAATAAATTTTGGGATGATTGTTTTATTGTGTGCCAAATTGTGAGTCCGTTGATTAAATTGCTGAGGTTTGTAGATGCCGATGATAAACCATCATTGGGAATTGTTTATGAAGGTATGCTGAG AGAATCACCTGATGTCATACGAGCTTTACTTGATCTTGTTACATTGCATTGCAAGGTTAATAATTTAGATTCAGTTGAGGCAATGAAAGAAATACACTTATATAGTGATCGAAAGGAAAGCTTTGATAGGCCTGAAGCTGTTCCAGCTGCAAAGAAACTTCAACCTG ATGACTGGTGGAGGTTGTTTGGTAGTTCTGCTCCATGTTTACAAAAAATTACAGTTCGCATTCTTAGCCAAGCATCTGCTTCTTCAGGGTGTGAAAGGAATTTGAGTCTTTTTGATCAAATTCATACAATAAGAAGGAATAAATTGGAGCATGATAGGCTAAGTGATATTGTGTATGTTACATATAATTTGCGTTTTAAATCCAG aaagcaaaagtcGCAATATGATCCAATCGATATTGAAACTATTGATAAGGTTGATTTTTGGGTGACGGAAGAGGTTGTTGAAAAAGAGCCTGATCTTCCAAGTAATATTGAAGACTTGCTTG ATGAGATTGATGCTGATTTAGAtcaaggtggtggtggtggtagtacTAGTACATTTTATGCTACCCCACTTGCTTTTTCTGGTCCAAGTAGTGGAAATGAAGGTGATGAAATCAATGAGGCAAATCTGCAGCAAATTATGGaggattttgatgattga
- the LOC107465090 gene encoding uncharacterized protein LOC107465090 isoform X2: MATEAAASDHTSVIADEQIVKKEKNEAIAEMIASLANEDGDDKIGKTDDAQGEEASPPSKTEVEAEAIDKSIEHEEEKPNDSPADAKHHEVPSGEEDEKKDDSALQDVNLTNKELIPESVTMIPELEETPPTEPVVKIEKEQEKQPEKIDVQEDSVNEVKESEISATQVHETPKKLEEESLPEASTETIEKLEVAKESKVLEQSVEKEEKPEAELVATQLDKPEAKEETTQEEPAEPEQEQEVVKEKQILEPSAEKEEKLEPVATKEEPQDAENPSTVEEEEQPREVSEEEVLKDKNSDEAESAETEKTEPLVTEVEEAPKEPEKQSSEIEEEEQANAAAVPEHSAETVEETNNSEKEEKQVNADAVPEPEVETLEETNNAEEGSAETEKAERLPTGKVDENPIKPEKQEEEKSQTVIAETVDEVHSPEKTATVVPEESLKLETAAVPEKADEVEEKPGELSQVEETETKQQVLAENTKKQDETNVTATSNAGETYHEEEVAEKVVEEDCSKKETSVADEAQNEVAQDVKLVEQVSSDIIDEEKENHAPATASIAEKVEDVAAKEQEPEEALIAVPREAEIEINKPEEPTHAKASTTPETECIEDKKEVKGESKVDEISAAVKEPVRETLASKFEQQEEESAKKEEEIESKETTSREVPKEAPAKPVQKQSNNIISKVKQSLVKAKKAITGKSPSSKNLNSDTKGDIKVK; encoded by the exons atggctACTGAGGCTGCTGCTTCTGATCACACTTCTGTTATAGCTGATGAG CAAAttgtgaagaaggaaaagaacgAAGCCATTGCAGAAATGATAGCTAGTTTAGCGAACGAAGATGGCGATGACAAAATTGGCAAGACTGATGATGCACAAGGTGAAGAAGCAAGCCCTCCATCCAAGACAGAAGTTGAAGCTGAAGCAATTGACAAGAGTATCGAGCATGAGGAAGAGAAGCCTAATGATTCTCCAGCTGATGCGAAACACCACGAGGTTCCATCAGGCGAAGAAGACGAGAAGAAGGATGATTCTGCTTTGCAAGATGTGAATTTAACGAATAAGGAACTGATTCCTGAGTCAGTGACTATGATTCCCGAATTGGAAGAGACACCTCCAACGGAACCTGTTGTGAAGATagagaaagaacaagaaaagcaaCCAGAGAAAATTGATGTTCAGGAAGATTCAGTTAATGAGGTCAAAGAATCTGAGATTTCGGCCACACAAGTTCATGAAACACCGAAGAAACTAGAAGAGGAATCACTTCCAGAGGCATCAACTGAAACAATTGAAAAATTGGAGGTAGCGAAGGAATCTAAGGTTTTGGAACAAAGTGTTGAGAAGGAAGAGAAACCGGAGGCCGAGCTTGTGGCTACACAATTGGATAAGCCAGAGGCAAAGGAGGAAACTACTCAAGAAGAACCAGCTGAGCCAGAACAAGAACAAGAG GTAGTGAAAGAGAAACAGATTCTGGAGCCTAGTGCCGAGAAGGAAGAGAAGCTGGAGCCTGTCGCAACCAAAGAAGAACCACAAGATGCTGAGAATCCAAGCACGGTTGAAGAAGAGGAGCAACCAAGAGAAGTCTCAGAAGAAGAGGTGTTAAAGGATAAGAATAGTGACGAAGCAGAGTCTGCAGAAACAGAGAAAACAGAACCTCTAGTCACTGAAGTTGAGGAAGCTCCAAAGGAACCAGAAAAGCAAAGTTCTGAGATAGAGGAAGAAGAGCAGGCAAATGCTGCTGCAGTTCCAGAACATTCAGCTGAAACCGTTGAAGAGACAAACAATtctgagaaagaagagaagcagGTAAACGCTGATGCAGTTCCAGAACCTGAGGTAGAGACATTGGAAGAGACTAACAATGCGGAAGAAGGTTCCGCGGAAACAGAGAAAGCAGAGCGTCTGCCTACAGGTAAAGTTGATGAAAACCCAATCAAACCggagaaacaagaagaagaaaaatctcAGACGGTTATCGCTGAAACTGTAGATGAGGTTCACTCTCCTGAAAAGACCGCGACCGTTGTACCTGAAGAGAGTTTGAAATTAGAAACAGCAGCAGTGCCTGAGAAAGCAGATGAAGTGGAGGAAAAACCAGGAGAACTATCCCAAGTTGAAGAAACTGAAACCAAGCAACAAGTTTTGGCTGAGAATACCAAGAAACAGGACGAAACTAACGTCACCGCGACATCAAACGCAGGAGAGACTTATCATGAAGAAGAGGTTGCTGAGAAGGTTGTTGAAGAGGATTGTAGCAAGAAAGAAACCAGCGTTGCAGATGAGGCGCAAAACGAAGTGGCTCAAGATGTGAAACTTGTTGAACAAGTTTCAAGTGACATTATAGacgaagaaaaagagaatcatGCTCCTGCAACTGCAAGCATTGCGGAAAAGGTTGAAGATGTTGCCGCAAAGGAACAAGAACCAGAAGAAGCACTAATTGCTGTTCCAAGAGAGGCAGAGATTGAAATCAACAAGCCAGAAGAACCAACCCACGCGAAAGCGAGTACTACACCTGAAACTGAATGTATTGAAGACAAGAAAGAAGTGAAGGGTGAGAGTAAGGTAGATGAAATCTCTGCTGCCGTAAAGGAGCCCGTTAGAGAGACACTGGCGTCGAAATTCGAGCAACAGGAAGAGGAATCTGCGAAAAAGGAGGAAGAGATTGAGAGCAAGGAAACAACATCCAGAGAAGTTCCAAAAGAGGCTCCAGCTAAACCAGTACAGAAGCAATCAAATAATATCATATCAAAGGTGAAACAGTCACTGGTGAAAGCAAAGAAAGCCATCACTGGAAAATCTCCATCCTCCAAGAACCTCAATTCTGATACCAAAGGAGATATCAAAGTCAAATAA
- the LOC107465090 gene encoding uncharacterized protein LOC107465090 isoform X1, translating to MATEAAASDHTSVIADEQIVKKEKNEAIAEMIASLANEDGDDKIGKTDDAQGEEASPPSKTEVEAEAIDKSIEHEEEKPNDSPADAKHHEVPSGEEDEKKDDSALQDVNLTNKELIPESVTMIPELEETPPTEPVVKIEKEQEKQPEKIDVQEDSVNEVKESEISATQVHETPKKLEEESLPEASTETIEKLEVAKESKVLEQSVEKEEKPEAELVATQLDKPEAKEETTQEEPAEPEQEQEVVKEKQIPEPSAEKEEKSEAELVATQLDKPEVEEETTREEPAEAAQEQEVVKEKQILEPSAEKEEKLEPVATKEEPQDAENPSTVEEEEQPREVSEEEVLKDKNSDEAESAETEKTEPLVTEVEEAPKEPEKQSSEIEEEEQANAAAVPEHSAETVEETNNSEKEEKQVNADAVPEPEVETLEETNNAEEGSAETEKAERLPTGKVDENPIKPEKQEEEKSQTVIAETVDEVHSPEKTATVVPEESLKLETAAVPEKADEVEEKPGELSQVEETETKQQVLAENTKKQDETNVTATSNAGETYHEEEVAEKVVEEDCSKKETSVADEAQNEVAQDVKLVEQVSSDIIDEEKENHAPATASIAEKVEDVAAKEQEPEEALIAVPREAEIEINKPEEPTHAKASTTPETECIEDKKEVKGESKVDEISAAVKEPVRETLASKFEQQEEESAKKEEEIESKETTSREVPKEAPAKPVQKQSNNIISKVKQSLVKAKKAITGKSPSSKNLNSDTKGDIKVK from the exons atggctACTGAGGCTGCTGCTTCTGATCACACTTCTGTTATAGCTGATGAG CAAAttgtgaagaaggaaaagaacgAAGCCATTGCAGAAATGATAGCTAGTTTAGCGAACGAAGATGGCGATGACAAAATTGGCAAGACTGATGATGCACAAGGTGAAGAAGCAAGCCCTCCATCCAAGACAGAAGTTGAAGCTGAAGCAATTGACAAGAGTATCGAGCATGAGGAAGAGAAGCCTAATGATTCTCCAGCTGATGCGAAACACCACGAGGTTCCATCAGGCGAAGAAGACGAGAAGAAGGATGATTCTGCTTTGCAAGATGTGAATTTAACGAATAAGGAACTGATTCCTGAGTCAGTGACTATGATTCCCGAATTGGAAGAGACACCTCCAACGGAACCTGTTGTGAAGATagagaaagaacaagaaaagcaaCCAGAGAAAATTGATGTTCAGGAAGATTCAGTTAATGAGGTCAAAGAATCTGAGATTTCGGCCACACAAGTTCATGAAACACCGAAGAAACTAGAAGAGGAATCACTTCCAGAGGCATCAACTGAAACAATTGAAAAATTGGAGGTAGCGAAGGAATCTAAGGTTTTGGAACAAAGTGTTGAGAAGGAAGAGAAACCGGAGGCCGAGCTTGTGGCTACACAATTGGATAAGCCAGAGGCAAAGGAGGAAACTACTCAAGAAGAACCAGCTGAGCCAGAACAAGAACAAGAGGTAGTGAAAGAGAAACAGATTCCGGAGCCTAGTGCCGAAAAGGAAGAGAAGTCGGAGGCTGAGCTGGTGGCTACACAATTGGATAAGCCAGAGGTAGAGGAGGAAACTACTCGAGAAGAACCAGCTGAGGCAGCACAAGAACAAGAGGTAGTGAAAGAGAAACAGATTCTGGAGCCTAGTGCCGAGAAGGAAGAGAAGCTGGAGCCTGTCGCAACCAAAGAAGAACCACAAGATGCTGAGAATCCAAGCACGGTTGAAGAAGAGGAGCAACCAAGAGAAGTCTCAGAAGAAGAGGTGTTAAAGGATAAGAATAGTGACGAAGCAGAGTCTGCAGAAACAGAGAAAACAGAACCTCTAGTCACTGAAGTTGAGGAAGCTCCAAAGGAACCAGAAAAGCAAAGTTCTGAGATAGAGGAAGAAGAGCAGGCAAATGCTGCTGCAGTTCCAGAACATTCAGCTGAAACCGTTGAAGAGACAAACAATtctgagaaagaagagaagcagGTAAACGCTGATGCAGTTCCAGAACCTGAGGTAGAGACATTGGAAGAGACTAACAATGCGGAAGAAGGTTCCGCGGAAACAGAGAAAGCAGAGCGTCTGCCTACAGGTAAAGTTGATGAAAACCCAATCAAACCggagaaacaagaagaagaaaaatctcAGACGGTTATCGCTGAAACTGTAGATGAGGTTCACTCTCCTGAAAAGACCGCGACCGTTGTACCTGAAGAGAGTTTGAAATTAGAAACAGCAGCAGTGCCTGAGAAAGCAGATGAAGTGGAGGAAAAACCAGGAGAACTATCCCAAGTTGAAGAAACTGAAACCAAGCAACAAGTTTTGGCTGAGAATACCAAGAAACAGGACGAAACTAACGTCACCGCGACATCAAACGCAGGAGAGACTTATCATGAAGAAGAGGTTGCTGAGAAGGTTGTTGAAGAGGATTGTAGCAAGAAAGAAACCAGCGTTGCAGATGAGGCGCAAAACGAAGTGGCTCAAGATGTGAAACTTGTTGAACAAGTTTCAAGTGACATTATAGacgaagaaaaagagaatcatGCTCCTGCAACTGCAAGCATTGCGGAAAAGGTTGAAGATGTTGCCGCAAAGGAACAAGAACCAGAAGAAGCACTAATTGCTGTTCCAAGAGAGGCAGAGATTGAAATCAACAAGCCAGAAGAACCAACCCACGCGAAAGCGAGTACTACACCTGAAACTGAATGTATTGAAGACAAGAAAGAAGTGAAGGGTGAGAGTAAGGTAGATGAAATCTCTGCTGCCGTAAAGGAGCCCGTTAGAGAGACACTGGCGTCGAAATTCGAGCAACAGGAAGAGGAATCTGCGAAAAAGGAGGAAGAGATTGAGAGCAAGGAAACAACATCCAGAGAAGTTCCAAAAGAGGCTCCAGCTAAACCAGTACAGAAGCAATCAAATAATATCATATCAAAGGTGAAACAGTCACTGGTGAAAGCAAAGAAAGCCATCACTGGAAAATCTCCATCCTCCAAGAACCTCAATTCTGATACCAAAGGAGATATCAAAGTCAAATAA